The sequence below is a genomic window from Streptomyces sp. NBC_00582.
CGTGGCCAGCAGCACCAGCAGCAGCCAGCGGTGGCCCAGTGAGCCCGTGCGGGAGAGGCCGTAGGCGCACAGGACGGACACCGTCATGGAGAACAGCGTGCCGACCAGGGTGATGAGGACGCTGATCACCGTCGCCCGCGTGACCTGGCCCCCGCTCAGCAGCTCCCGGTAGGCGACGAACGTGATGCCCTTGGGGATCATCACCAGCCCGCCCGCCTCGTCGATGGTCCGGCGGGAGGAGAGGCTGGTGACGACGACGATCCAGATCGGGAAGAGGATCCCGAGGCAGGCCAGCGTGAGGACGAGCCCCTTGCCCGCGAGGCCGGCCCTGCTGGGCTCCTCCTCCCAGGCCGGCCGGGGAGGGGCGGACCAGGGACGGGTCTTCTCGAGCGCCGTGCTCATTTCTTGTACACCCCCTGCTCGCCCATCAGATGGGCCACCTTGTTCGCGGCGAGGACCAGCCCGAGGCTGACCACACCCTTGACCAGCCCGGCGGCGGCCGCGTATCCGAAGTCCTGGTTGCGCACGCCGTTCCACCAGACGAAGGTGTCGAGGACCTCGGAGGCACCGGGTCCCACGGCATCGCGTTGCAGCAGGATCTGTTCGAAGCCAACGGTGAGCGCGTCGCCGACGCGCAGGACCAGCAGCAGCGCGATCACCGGGCGCAGGGCGGGCAACGTCACGTGCCACATGCGGCGCCAGCGTCCGGCGCCGTCCATGGCGGCGGCCTCGTACAGGTCCGTCGGGACGGAGGACAGCGCGGCGAGGAAGACGATGATCCCCCAGCCGGCGTCCTTCCACACGCTCTGCGCGGTGATCAGGTACTTGAAGGTCTCGGGGTCGGTCATGATGTCGAGGCCGTCGTAGCCGTGCTGGCGCAGGAGCTGGGAGAGGATGCCCGCCCCGCCGAACAGCTGCTGGAAGACCGCGATGACCAGGACCCACGAGAAGAAGTGCGGCAGGTACAGGATCGCCTGCGACACCGCCCGCACCCTCGGCCTGACCACGCTGTTGATGAGCAGCGCGAGCAGGATGGGGATCGGGAAGTACAGCACCAGTTGCAGGAAGAACAGCACCAGGGTGTTGGTGACCGCCTCCCAGAACGCCGAGTCCTCGAAGATGCGCTGGAAGTTCTCCAGGCCCACCCAGGGGCTGTGCAGCATGGAGACGATGCCGTTGTCGCTGATGTACGGGTCGTAGTCCTGGAAGGCGACGATGTTGCCCAGGATCGGCACGTAGTTGAAGAGCAGCACCAGCGCGACGGCCGGCAGGGTCATCAGGAGCAGGGCGCGGTCGCGTCTGAACCGCAGGCGCAGGCTCAGTCTCCCCGAGGGGGGTTTCCGCGGGGAGCCGGTGGCGTCGCCTGGCGCCACCGGGGCCTTCGCCGTCTCGTCTGCCTCGGTCCCGCTGCGAGGCACCGTGCTGTGGGACACGGCCGTTCTCCTTGCCTCGGTGCCGGATCAGCTCGCCGCTGTGCCGTTGTCGTCGAGCAGCTTCTTGTACCAGTCGCGCAGGGCGTCGCCGCCCTTGCTCTTCCAGTCGGAGACGGCCTGCTGCATGTCGCTGATCTTCTTGCGGCCGCGGGTGATGTCGTCCTCGAGCTGCTCGAAGTCGTTGGAGAGGTTGGTGTAGCGGGCGGGCTCGGTGATCTGCATGCCGTAGAAGGAGGACTTCTTGGTGAAGCCGCCCATGCGCTGCTGCCATTCGACCTGCGCCTTGGCGACCTCCGGGAAGTCGGGGTGCGCCAGGGTGGCCGCGGGGCTCGCGACCATGACGTACGCGTTCAGGACCTCGTTGTTGCCCTTGTCCGTCTTGACCGGGACACCGTCCTTGACGGTGTAGTGGGTGCCCTCCACGCCGTAGTTGGTCATCATGTACTCCTTGGTGCCGTACGGCGCGGCGGTGACGTTGGCGACCGCCAGCACGTCACGGACGACCGACTCGGACGCCTTCTTGTTGACGAAGGCGAAGATGCCGGCCGGCTGTTCGGCCCACACCGTGGGGTCGCCGCCGTCGTGGCCGTAGACGTCCATGCCCCAGATCTTGAAGTCGGGGTTCTGGGTGGCCTGTTCGGCGGTGCGGCCCCACCACTGGCTGATGTTGTTGGAGTAGATGAGGAACTCGCCGGCCGCGAACTTGGGGCCGGGGTCGGGCGCCGTCTTGCCGAGCTTGCCGTCGGGGTGCACCACGCCCGCCGCGAAGAGCTTGCGGGTCCACTCCAGGGCCTCGAGGTACTCGTCGGTCTCGACGCGGTTGATCAGCTTGCCGTCGACGAGGTTCCAGCCCAGCGGCTTCTCGCTGCCGGACAACACGCCGAACATCTGCCAGGCGGTCCACTTCATGTCCAGACAGGCCCACCGCTTGGCCTTCGCGTTGGTGATCTCCTTGGCCAGAGCCAGGAACTCGTCCGCCGAGCGCGGGACTTCGTACCCCTGCTTGTCGAAGATGTCCTTGCGGTACAGGGGCACGATGCCGGTGACGTACGACTGGGGCATCGGCAGGCCGCGCAGCTTGCCGCCGAAGATGGAGCGCTGCCAGGCGTCCGTGGGGATGGCGGCGAGGTTCGGGTAGTCCTTGACCGCGTCACCGGAGAGGTAGGGGCCCAGGTCGGCGAACTTGCTGATGATCGCGCTGGGTATCCTGCCGTTCATGTTCCAGCCGGGGACGACCACCACGTCCGGTACGTCGCTGGAGGCGAGGACCGCGCCGAGCTTCTGGTCGTAGGTGTTGCCGTCCTGGTTCTGCCAGACGACGTCCACGCCGATGAGGTCGTTCATCCCCGTGTAGTAGGCGTTGTCGGCCTTGGGCGGGGAGCCCCAGAACGGCGACATGACGGTGACCTTGCCGCCCTTGCCGAGCTTCTTCGGCACCGAGGTCTTCAAGGTCGTCAGATCCAGCTTGCTGGTGAAGCCGACCGGGGAGCCGTTCTTGGAGGGGATGTCGGGCGTCACCACATTGCTGGCGACGTACGCCGGCAGGATCTTCTTGGCGTCCTTGCCCGAGGTGGTGCCGTCGCGCGAGCCGCTGTCCGAGCCGCCGCAGGCGGAGAGCAGCGGCATCCCTCCCGCCACCGCTGCGGTGGCGACCGCCGTGGAGGCGAGGAAGCTTCTCCGGCTCGGGCCGGAGGAGGCGGAAGCGGCGTTCGGCGTCATTGCGTCAACCCTTCATGGCGCACCAGGACACCCGGCGGTGGCCGTCGGCTGCGGTGTCTCGAGTGGAACTGGCTGAGCTGAAGCGGATCCTCCGACCCCTGTGACGAGGATTTCCAGTCGAAGCGCTTCGATGTTGCTGCGAGGTTAAGTGAACACCGAGGGGTGCACAAGGGTCGCTTCCAACATTCCTCCGAGGTACCGGAGGTGACCTGTTCTTATGGCCTGCTTGAAATAAGCGTGAGGTCCCCTTGACACCCACCCGTGCGTCGAATGAGCATCGAAGCGCTTCGAAAGCGCTCCCCCGCTCCATCGCAAAGGGAACCCCACGTGACCGCACCCACGCCGCACACGCCGCCTTTCCGCGATCCGCACCTGCCGTTCGCGAAGCGCATCGACGATCTGCTGGCGCGCCTCACCCTGGACGAGAAGATCGCCTTCCTGCACCAGTTCGCGCCCGCCGTCGAGCGGCTCGGCGTCGCCGCGTTCCGCACCGGCCAGGAGGCCCTGCACGGCGTGGCGTGGATGGGTCCGGCGACGGTGTTCCCCCAGGCCGTGGGGCTGGGCGCGACCTGGAACACCGACCTCGTACGACGGGTCGGCGAGGCGGTGTCCAAGGAGGTCCGGGCGATGCGCGCCCGCGACGACCGCGTGGGCCTGAACGTCTGGTCGCCCACGGTCAACCTGCTGCGGCACCCGCTGTGGGGACGCAACGAGGAGGGCTACTCCGAGGATCCCCGGCTGACCTCGGCGATCGCGACGGCGTACACGCACGGGCTGCGCGGTGACCACCCGACGTACTGGCGCACGGCCCCCGTCCTCAAGCACTGGCTGGCCCACAACAACGAGACGGGGCGGGACGTCACCTCCTCCTCGGTCCGCCCGCGCGTGCTGCACGAGTACGATCTGCGCGCGTTCGAGGAGACGGTCGAGGCCGGTGCGGTGGCCGGGGTGATGCCGGCGTACAACCTGGTCAACGGCCGCCCCAACCATGTCTCCCCGTATCTGCGGGAGCACCTGCGCAGGTGGACGGAGGAGGAGCTGCTGGTCTGCTCGGACGCGGGCGCGCCCTCCAACCTGGTGGACTCCGAGCACTACTTCGCCACCCACGAGGAGGCGACGGCGGCCGCGCTCCAGGCCGGCGTGGACAGCTTCACCGACCACGGCACCGACGGCTCGACCATCGTCGCCCGGGTCGAGGGGGCCCTGGAGCAGGGCCTGCTGACGGAGGCGGACATCGACGCGGCGGTCCGTCGGCAGCTCTCCATCCGCTTCCGGCTGGGTGAGTTCGACCCGCACGACGACCCGCACGCGGGCACCGGCGAGTTCGACACCCCGGCCCACCGCGAGCTCGCCCGGGAGGCCGCGGAGCAGGCGATCGTGCTGCTGCGCAACGACGGGGTCCTCCCGCTCGCTCCCGACACCCGGATCGCGGTGGTGGGCCTGCTCGCCGACGAGTGCAAGCTCGACTGGTACAGCGGTACCCTCCTCCACCGCTCGACTCCCCTGGAGGGGCTGTACGAGCGGTTCGGCGCGGAGCGCGTGGAGTTCGCGGAGGGCGTGGACCGCGTCCTGCTGAAGACCTCCGCCGGAACGTTCCTGACCGTCCCCGCGTCCCCCGAGGCCGCCGACGAGGTGCGCGGCGCGCAGGGCGCCCTGGATCCGGCGCTGCTCGCGGGCCGCACCGACCTCCCGCCGCTGAGCGTGGACGCCACCGGCACGGAGCTCGCGCTCGTCGACTGGGGTGCGGGGGTGCTGACCCTGCGCGCTCCCGACGGCCGGTATCTCTCGGCCGCCGAGGACGGCTTCCTGCGCGCCTCCGCCGATCAGCCGGGCGGCTGGATCGTGCAGGAGACGTTCCGCCTGGAACCCCACGCGAACGGCCACCTCCTCCGGCACCTGGGAACGGATCGCCCCGTGTGTGTCGCCGCCGAGGGCGTCCGGGTTGCCGCGGACGGCACCGAGGGCGAGGTCTTCGAGGTGGTCGTCGCCGAGCGCGGCGAGGACGCGGTGGCCCGGGTGACGGCCCAGGCGGACGTCGTCGTGGTCGTCGCGGGCAACGACCCGCACATCAACGGCCGCGAGACCGAGGACCGGACGACCCTGGACCTGCCCGCACACCAGGAGCGGATCCTGGCGGCGGCCCGGGCCTCGGGCGTGCGTACGGTGCTGGCGCTGGTGTCGGCGTACCCGTACGCCGTGGAGCCGGGGCGGCTGGGCGCGGTGCTGTGGACGGCCCACGGCGGCCAGGCCGCGGGCACCGCCCTCGCCCGGGTGCTGGCCGGGGACGTCTCCCCCGCGGGCCGGCTCCCCCAGACCTGGTACGCCGACGACGCCGACCTGCCCGATCTGCTGGACTACGACGTGATCGGCGCCCGCCAGACCTATCTGTACTTCGAGGGCAGGCCGCTCTTCCCCTTCGGACACGGGCTGTCGTACGCCTCCTTCTCCTACGCGGGCCTGGCGGTGGAGGTCGAGGCGGACCGGGTGCGGATCTCCTTCACGGTCACCAACACGGGGGACATGACCGCCGACGAGGTCGCCCAGCTCTACACCCGCGCCGTGGACCCGTCGGTCACCCGGCCGCGCCGTGAGCTGCTGGACCACCGCCGGCTCACGCTCGCGCCGGGCGCCACGGCGGGGGTCTCCTTCGAGGTCCCGCTGTCCGCGTTCGCGTTCTGGGACGTGGCCCGCGGCGGGCCGCGGGTGGAGCCGGGGCCGTACGACCTGCTGGTCGGCGGGTCCAGCGAGGACGTGCGGCTGCGCAGGACGATCGTCCTGGAGGGCGAGGCGGCCGTCGCGCGCCCGGCCCGCCGCCGCGGGATCTCCGCCGCCGACTTCGACGAGCAGAGCGGCACCGACATCGTCGATCTGACGAAGTCGGCGGGCGACGCGGTGACGCCGGCCGGCGGGGGCTCGGGCGAACTGGTGTACCGGGCCTGCGACTTCGGGGCGGGGACGACGGGGGTGACGGTGACGGTGGCCGGGGAGGGCGCGGTCGAGGTGTCGCTGGGCGGTGCCCCGGCCACGGCGGTGCTGACCGTCCCGACGCCCACGCCGGGCCCGTACGACTACGTCACCGTCGAGGCGCCCTTCGTCGCCGACGGTGTGCACGATCTGCATCTCAGACTGCGCGGCCCGCTGCGGCTCGCGCACGTCGGCTTCTCCGGTTGAGGGTCCGGACCAGGCCGACGACAGGAAGGGGTCCGGCACCGGAAGGCATCGGTGCCGGACCCCTTCGGGGAGCCTATATGAAAATGATTCCCATGAGCCAGGGGGCCGCCCGCTACAGCGCGAGACCCGTCAGGACCAGCACCCGCTCGTACGTGTAGTCGTCCATCGCGAACTTCACGCCCTCACGGCCGACGCCGGACTGCTTGGCGCCGCCGTACGGCATCTGGTCGGCGCGGTAGGAGGGGACGTCACCGATGACGACTCCGCCGACCTCCAGCGCGCGGTGGGCGCGGAAGGCGACCTGGACGTCATGGGTGAACACGCCCGCCTGGAGGCCGTACTTGGAGGTGTTGACCGCGGCGAAGGCCTCGGCCTCGCCGTCGACCTTCTGCACGGTGAGGACCGGCCCGAAGATCTCCTCGCAGGCGACCTTGGTGTCGGCCGGCACGTCGGTGAGGACGGTCGGCGCGTAGGAGGCGCCGTCGCGCTTGCCGCCGGCGAGGAGGGAGGCACCCGCGGCGACGGCCTCCTCCACCCACGTCTCCACGCGCCGGGCCGCGTCCTCGCTCACCAGCGGGCCGACGTCGGTGGTCGCGTCGGAGGGGTCGCCGGTGACCTGGGCCTCGACGGCCGCGACGATCCGCGGCAGGAGACGGTCGTACACCGAGGCGTCGGCGATGACCCGCTGCACCGAGATGCAGGACTGACCGCCCTGGTAGTTGGAGAAGGTCGCGATGCGGGTCGCGGCCCAGTCGAGGTCGGCGTCGGACGCGTAGTCGCCGAGGACGACGGCCGCGCCGTTGCCGCCCAGCTCCAGGGTGCAGTGCTTGCGCGGCACCGAGTCCATGATCGCGTAACCGACCTTCTCGGAGCCCGTGAAGGAGATGACCGGCAGCCGCTCGTCCTGGACGAGGGCGGGCATCCGGTCGTTGGACACCGGCAGGATCGACCAGGAGCCGGCCGGCAGGTCCGTCTCGGCCAGCAGATCGCCGATGATCAGGCCGGACAGCGGGGTCGCCGGGGCCGGCTTCAGGATGATCGGCGCACCGGCCGCGATCGCCGGGGCGACCTTGTGGGCGCACAGATTCAGCGGGAAGTTGAACGGCGCGATACCGAGCACGACGCCCTTCGGGAAACGGCGGGTGAGCGCGAGCCGGCCCTGGCCGCCGAGGTCGGTGTCGAGCCGCTGGGCCTCGCCGCCGTTGAAGCGCCGGGCCTCCTCGGCCGCGAACCGGAACACGGAGACGGCCCGGCCGACCTCGCCCCGGGCCCACTTGATCGGCTTGCCGTTCTCGGCGGAGATCAGCTGGGCGATCTCCTCGGTGCGCTCGACGAGCCGCCTGCTGACGTGGTCGAGGGCGGCGGCGCGGACATGGGCGGGGGTCGCGGCGAACTCCTCGCGCACGGAGTACGCGGCGGCCACGGCCTCCTCGACCTGGGCGTCCGTCGGCACGCTGACCTTGCCGACGAGCCGTCCGTCCCACGGGGAGGTGACGTCGAAGCTGTCCTCGCCGGTGGCCTGGCGGCCGGCGAGCCAGAAGGCGTGGGTGGAAGTCATAGTGGCGTTCCCGGCCCTTCCGCTGATGTCGGGGGTGTGCTGTGGCTTGCGTGGTCCACGGTAGGGCGGGTGGGGCGCGGGAGCGCTTGTCCGAGTCGTACGGGTGGACGGGCGGCGTACTACGGTTTGGCGGGGTCGGGCCGGGTCGCCCGGTGCAGGAACAGCCACAGTGCGCCGAGCAGCGCGGTGCACAGACACCAGCTCGCCAGCACGTCCAGCGGCCAGTGGTAGCCGCGCCGGACCAGACCGTAGGAGACGGCGAGGACGAGCAGGGCGGCCGTGGCGACCGCGAGACGCCGGGCCAGGGCCGTCAGCAGCCACGGCAGCAGGATCATCGCGGCGGAGCCGTAGGCGACGGCCGCCGTCGCCGTGTGTCCGGAGGGGTAGTAGCCGGTGGCGGGCGGCACGGCGGGGGTGCCCGGGCGGGCGGTCCAGTCCTTCAGGGGGACGACGATCAGCGGGACCAGCGTCATCGCGACGAGAGCGGCGACCGGAGGCAGCCACCAGCGCGGCCGGCCCTCCCACTGCCCGTGCAGGGCCACGTACACGGTCACCAGGACGAGGACGGGCAGCGCGATCTGCACGTTCCCCAGGTCCGAGAGCAGCTCGGAGAAGCGGTCCGGGTGGATCAGGGCGTGGCTGAGGTGGCCGTCCAGGGTGAGCAGGGGGCCGTCGGTCATCACCTGCCAGGTGATCAGGGCGAGGAGGAGGGCGGGGAGGACGAGGAGGGGGACCGTCAGCAGGCCGAGGGACCGTCTCGGGGTGGGGGCGGGTGCCGCGGGGGTACGGTCCTCGGTCTGCTGGTGGGGACTGGTGGGCATGGGGTACAGCCTCTCAGCACGGGGCGCTCCGCGGGCGTGCGGCGTGCTGCGTGCCGAGAGGGCGCCGTCATTCGGGTGCGGGTGCGTCGTGGCTGGTCGCGCCCACGCGGCCGGGCCGCGCGCCGACGCGGCCCCGCGCCCTATCGCCTGCGGCGGTCGGGGCGCACGAGCCCCCTCAGGCGGCCCGCGCTGATCCTTCGGCCCAGGCCTCTGAGCCTTCTGCGGGTGCGCTTCGTGTGCTTGATGTCGAGGCTCAGGTTGCCGTACGGGGTGTAGTACGGCTTGACCGTGAGGTCGCCGGTGGTACCGCCGGTGGCGGGGGCGAGGTCGGGGGCCTTGCGGGCGCCGTAGCGGCGGCGGGTGCTCAGTCCCTGGGTGCGGACGTTGAGGTAGACGTCCCAGATGCCCTGGGGCAGCGGGCGCCCGTCGAGGGCGGTCCTGATGTCGATGTCGGCGGTGAAGCCCGCCTCGCCGTGGCCGGCGCCGGGTGCCGCGCGGGTGGGGATGTGTATCTCGTGGCCGTCGGCGCGGGCCCGCAGGACGAGTGCGGTGGCGGGATCGCGGGTGAGGACCTTCTCGATGAAGCCGTGGCCGTGCAGGCGGAGGACTCCGCGCCGCCCCTTGCCCTTCCACCGCACGGCGTCGAGGCGGTCGTCCTGGCGCAGACCGTCGGTGACGTCGAAGCAGGAGTCGGGGATACCGGTCCGCCCGTCACGGAAGTGGGGGTAGGCCGCGTAGGCGCGGCCGCCGTCGACCACGATCTCGTGCGGGGCCCGGCGGCCGGCCCGCTCCTCCTTCAGGAACTCGATGAGGTCGATCAGCTCGTGGCGCAGACCGTGCCGTGCGCAGTGCGCGAAGAGGCGGTGCGGCACGGTCATCCGCGCGTCGATGTCCGGGGTGTAGAACGCGTCGACCTGTTCCTTGACCATCTCCATGGCCTCGATCTGCCGGTCCTCCTCCAACTGCGGGAAGCGCCAGGAGAAGGAGTCCAGCAGACCGCCCCGGAAGGTGCGCAGCAGGGCGGCGTCGCGCACGGGGCCGGGTTCGCTGTGCGCGGCGATCGCGGCCATGATCCGCCGGGCGGTCTCGAAACGCTTGGCCAGGTCGCTGTAGCTGCTGGTGATGTTGCCGTTGTCGTCGCGCTTGACCTTGTAGTAGCAGTCCTCGTCGGCGACCACCGAGATCACGGAGGCCTGGAGATAGGCCTTGGTGACGAAGAGGCGGTCCTCACCGATGCGGATGTCCTCGTCGAAACGCAGGCCCCGTTCCTCGACGAAGGAGCGGCGGAAGAGCTTGTGCGGGGTCAGGGCGTTCCAGACGCGGGAGGTCGCGAGGTCGACGACCTCCTGGTTGGCCTCGAACATGGAGCGGGGTACGTCGCAGTCGACGCCCACGTATTTGCCGAGCACCACGTCGGAGCCGTTGCGCTCGGCCATGTCGGTCATCCGGCGCATGGCGTGCGGGCCGAGGTGGTCGTCGGCGTCGAGGAAGAAGACGTACCGGCCTCTGGCCAGGCCGAGGGCGACGTTGCGGGGGCCACTGGGCCCGCCGGAGTTCGGCTGGTGGACCACGCGTAAGAGGCCGGGATGCTCGGCGGCGAAACGGTCCAGCTCCTGGCCGGTGCCGTCGGTCGAACCGTCGTCGACGGCCAGGCACTCCAGGGTGTACTCCCCCAAGGACTGCTCGGCCACCGACCGGAGACAGCGGGTCAGATAGGGCATGGCGTTGTACGCGCCGATGACAACGGTGATGGTTGGTTCCGACACCAATTCCCCCCCGGGAACCGTTCATGACAAGTCGCCCTACATTTACCCTTCGTTTACCGACTTCGCAAAGTATTCAACTGTTCGCGGCCGATTGAGGGTTGATTTCCCGCCACATGGCGCTGAGGGGCCCTGGGGGGTGGGAGAAGGAGGTCGGCCACCCCGGAACGGGGGGGATGGTTCCGAGGTGGCCGTCCGGATCGGAATGCCGGCCGCCCCGGGGGGTTTGGGGCGGGCGACGG
It includes:
- a CDS encoding ABC transporter permease; its protein translation is MSHSTVPRSGTEADETAKAPVAPGDATGSPRKPPSGRLSLRLRFRRDRALLLMTLPAVALVLLFNYVPILGNIVAFQDYDPYISDNGIVSMLHSPWVGLENFQRIFEDSAFWEAVTNTLVLFFLQLVLYFPIPILLALLINSVVRPRVRAVSQAILYLPHFFSWVLVIAVFQQLFGGAGILSQLLRQHGYDGLDIMTDPETFKYLITAQSVWKDAGWGIIVFLAALSSVPTDLYEAAAMDGAGRWRRMWHVTLPALRPVIALLLVLRVGDALTVGFEQILLQRDAVGPGASEVLDTFVWWNGVRNQDFGYAAAAGLVKGVVSLGLVLAANKVAHLMGEQGVYKK
- a CDS encoding extracellular solute-binding protein; protein product: MTPNAASASSGPSRRSFLASTAVATAAVAGGMPLLSACGGSDSGSRDGTTSGKDAKKILPAYVASNVVTPDIPSKNGSPVGFTSKLDLTTLKTSVPKKLGKGGKVTVMSPFWGSPPKADNAYYTGMNDLIGVDVVWQNQDGNTYDQKLGAVLASSDVPDVVVVPGWNMNGRIPSAIISKFADLGPYLSGDAVKDYPNLAAIPTDAWQRSIFGGKLRGLPMPQSYVTGIVPLYRKDIFDKQGYEVPRSADEFLALAKEITNAKAKRWACLDMKWTAWQMFGVLSGSEKPLGWNLVDGKLINRVETDEYLEALEWTRKLFAAGVVHPDGKLGKTAPDPGPKFAAGEFLIYSNNISQWWGRTAEQATQNPDFKIWGMDVYGHDGGDPTVWAEQPAGIFAFVNKKASESVVRDVLAVANVTAAPYGTKEYMMTNYGVEGTHYTVKDGVPVKTDKGNNEVLNAYVMVASPAATLAHPDFPEVAKAQVEWQQRMGGFTKKSSFYGMQITEPARYTNLSNDFEQLEDDITRGRKKISDMQQAVSDWKSKGGDALRDWYKKLLDDNGTAAS
- a CDS encoding glycosyltransferase, which gives rise to MSEPTITVVIGAYNAMPYLTRCLRSVAEQSLGEYTLECLAVDDGSTDGTGQELDRFAAEHPGLLRVVHQPNSGGPSGPRNVALGLARGRYVFFLDADDHLGPHAMRRMTDMAERNGSDVVLGKYVGVDCDVPRSMFEANQEVVDLATSRVWNALTPHKLFRRSFVEERGLRFDEDIRIGEDRLFVTKAYLQASVISVVADEDCYYKVKRDDNGNITSSYSDLAKRFETARRIMAAIAAHSEPGPVRDAALLRTFRGGLLDSFSWRFPQLEEDRQIEAMEMVKEQVDAFYTPDIDARMTVPHRLFAHCARHGLRHELIDLIEFLKEERAGRRAPHEIVVDGGRAYAAYPHFRDGRTGIPDSCFDVTDGLRQDDRLDAVRWKGKGRRGVLRLHGHGFIEKVLTRDPATALVLRARADGHEIHIPTRAAPGAGHGEAGFTADIDIRTALDGRPLPQGIWDVYLNVRTQGLSTRRRYGARKAPDLAPATGGTTGDLTVKPYYTPYGNLSLDIKHTKRTRRRLRGLGRRISAGRLRGLVRPDRRRR
- a CDS encoding glycoside hydrolase family 3 C-terminal domain-containing protein, yielding MTAPTPHTPPFRDPHLPFAKRIDDLLARLTLDEKIAFLHQFAPAVERLGVAAFRTGQEALHGVAWMGPATVFPQAVGLGATWNTDLVRRVGEAVSKEVRAMRARDDRVGLNVWSPTVNLLRHPLWGRNEEGYSEDPRLTSAIATAYTHGLRGDHPTYWRTAPVLKHWLAHNNETGRDVTSSSVRPRVLHEYDLRAFEETVEAGAVAGVMPAYNLVNGRPNHVSPYLREHLRRWTEEELLVCSDAGAPSNLVDSEHYFATHEEATAAALQAGVDSFTDHGTDGSTIVARVEGALEQGLLTEADIDAAVRRQLSIRFRLGEFDPHDDPHAGTGEFDTPAHRELAREAAEQAIVLLRNDGVLPLAPDTRIAVVGLLADECKLDWYSGTLLHRSTPLEGLYERFGAERVEFAEGVDRVLLKTSAGTFLTVPASPEAADEVRGAQGALDPALLAGRTDLPPLSVDATGTELALVDWGAGVLTLRAPDGRYLSAAEDGFLRASADQPGGWIVQETFRLEPHANGHLLRHLGTDRPVCVAAEGVRVAADGTEGEVFEVVVAERGEDAVARVTAQADVVVVVAGNDPHINGRETEDRTTLDLPAHQERILAAARASGVRTVLALVSAYPYAVEPGRLGAVLWTAHGGQAAGTALARVLAGDVSPAGRLPQTWYADDADLPDLLDYDVIGARQTYLYFEGRPLFPFGHGLSYASFSYAGLAVEVEADRVRISFTVTNTGDMTADEVAQLYTRAVDPSVTRPRRELLDHRRLTLAPGATAGVSFEVPLSAFAFWDVARGGPRVEPGPYDLLVGGSSEDVRLRRTIVLEGEAAVARPARRRGISAADFDEQSGTDIVDLTKSAGDAVTPAGGGSGELVYRACDFGAGTTGVTVTVAGEGAVEVSLGGAPATAVLTVPTPTPGPYDYVTVEAPFVADGVHDLHLRLRGPLRLAHVGFSG
- a CDS encoding phosphatase PAP2 family protein, producing the protein MPTSPHQQTEDRTPAAPAPTPRRSLGLLTVPLLVLPALLLALITWQVMTDGPLLTLDGHLSHALIHPDRFSELLSDLGNVQIALPVLVLVTVYVALHGQWEGRPRWWLPPVAALVAMTLVPLIVVPLKDWTARPGTPAVPPATGYYPSGHTATAAVAYGSAAMILLPWLLTALARRLAVATAALLVLAVSYGLVRRGYHWPLDVLASWCLCTALLGALWLFLHRATRPDPAKP
- a CDS encoding aldehyde dehydrogenase family protein yields the protein MTSTHAFWLAGRQATGEDSFDVTSPWDGRLVGKVSVPTDAQVEEAVAAAYSVREEFAATPAHVRAAALDHVSRRLVERTEEIAQLISAENGKPIKWARGEVGRAVSVFRFAAEEARRFNGGEAQRLDTDLGGQGRLALTRRFPKGVVLGIAPFNFPLNLCAHKVAPAIAAGAPIILKPAPATPLSGLIIGDLLAETDLPAGSWSILPVSNDRMPALVQDERLPVISFTGSEKVGYAIMDSVPRKHCTLELGGNGAAVVLGDYASDADLDWAATRIATFSNYQGGQSCISVQRVIADASVYDRLLPRIVAAVEAQVTGDPSDATTDVGPLVSEDAARRVETWVEEAVAAGASLLAGGKRDGASYAPTVLTDVPADTKVACEEIFGPVLTVQKVDGEAEAFAAVNTSKYGLQAGVFTHDVQVAFRAHRALEVGGVVIGDVPSYRADQMPYGGAKQSGVGREGVKFAMDDYTYERVLVLTGLAL